Part of the Myxococcales bacterium genome, ACCTGGCGGATCTGCGCGACGCCTGCGCCGAGGTCCGGGCCGATCCGTCGCTCAGCGGAGCGGCTCGGCGCCGATGTACGGGATGATGGCCAAGCAGCCGATGCGCGGCATGGTCAAGCGCTCGGTCGCGAAGGTGATGGAGGCGATGTACATGCCGGGCGTGGTCGTGCCCGACGTCGCCGCCAGCGCCAACGACGGGGTCGTCGGCAAGATCATCGATCGCTACGGCCCGCAGCTCGACGCCGCGCTCGACACGTTCACGAGCGTGCGCGGCGCGCTGACCCGGCGCCGGAGGAAGCGGTGACGCGGATCGCGTTCGCGCGGATCATGCAAGAGACCAACGCGCTGACGCCGGTCCCGACCGAGCTGGCCGACTTCGAGCAGAGCCACTACCTGGTCGGCGCCGCGCTGGCGCAGGCGATCGAGCCGGGCGGCCACGAGGTCGCCGGCTTCTTCAAGAAGGCCGAGCTGGCCGGCGCGGTCGCCGCGGTGCGCGCGGCCGGCGCGACGCCGGTGCCGATCCTGTCGGCGTGGGCGTCCTCGGGCGGCAAGCTCACCCGGGCCTGCTTCGACACCCTGGCCGAGCGCCTCGCCGACGGGCTGCGCGCCGCCCGGCCCGACGGCGTCGTGCTGGCCCTGCACGGCGCGATGGGCGTCGACGGCCTGCGCGACCCGGAGACCGAGCTCCTGCGGATCGCTCCGCGACGCCGCCGGCGGCGTGCCGCTGACCTGCACCCACGATCTGCACGCCAACCTGACCCGCGGCCGGGTCGAGGCCGCCGACGCGATCGTCGCGTACCACACCAACCCGCACCGCGATCACGCGCGGGTCGGCCGCAAGGCCGCCGAGCTGGTGCTGGGGATCCTGGGCGGCCGGCAGCCGGCCCGGGCCTGGCGCACGCTGCCGATGCTGCTCGGCGGCGGCAAGACCATCGACTTCCTGGCGCCGATGCGCGCGGTGTTCCGGCGCATGGCCCGGGCCGAACGCACCGGCGAGGTCGTCAGCGCCTCGACGTTCATGGTCCACCCGTGGAACGACGACCCGGCGCTGGGCTGGTCGACCCTGGCCTACGGCGAGCCGGCCGAGGTCGAGCGCCTCGTCGACGAGCTGGCCGAGATGTGCTGGGCCCGGCGCCACGAGCTGCCGCCGACCTTCAGCTCCGCGTCGGCCGGGCTGGCCGCGGCCCGGGCCGCGCGCGGTGCGCCGCAGGCTGGGCGTGGTGACCATGTCCGACGCGTCCGACGTCGTCACCGCGGGCGCGCCTGGCGACTCGACCCACCTGCTGCGCGCGATGCTGGCCGAGGGCACGGGCCTCTTGACCTACGCGGCGGTGCGCGATCCGGTGGCGATCGAGCGGCTCTGGGCCGCGCCGGTAGGCGCCGAGGTCGACGTCGAGGTCGGCGGTCACCTCGATCCGGCGTCGGGCCCGCCGCTGGCGGTGCGCGCGACGATCGTCCGCACGCTCGAGCAGCCGGGCTTCCTGCGCACCGCGGTGCTGGCGATCGAGCACCTGCGCCTGGTCGTGACCGAGGGGCCGGCGATGGTGATGCGGCCGTCGTTCTACAAGGACGTCGGGCTCGACCTGTGGCAGGCCGACGTCGTGATGGTGAAGAACTTCTTCCCGTTCCTGATGTTCTTCCTGCCGTACAACCGCAAGACCATCTTCGTCCGCACCAGCGGCGCGACCGACTTCGACGCGGCCCACCGCCTGACCTTCGACGGCCCGATGCACCCGCGCGACGTGGTCGACGACTGGCGCCCGCGCGATCGCGCGCGCCGCGGCCTCGACGCGTAGCGCCTGCGCGGTCCGCGGCCTCGACGCGTAGCGCCTGCGCGCTTCGCAGGCCGTGCGCCGCAGCGTCGACGCGGAGCGCCGGCGCGCTGCGCAGGCCGCGCGCTGCAGCGTCGATGTTCGACTACATGCACCAGCGCGCCGACGGCACCACGGCCGGCGGCGACACCAACCGGATCCTCGCCGGCGAAGACTGAGCCTCGACGACGGCGCGACCAGGCCCCGCGACGCGGACGATCTCGGGCGGGCGGATCTTCGAGATGATCGACATGACGCGACGGCTTCTAGCGCGCGCCGCGATCGACCGGAAGATCATCGGCGCGCATGATCCTGGTGGCTAGCGCGGTAGCCACGCGAGGCGCGCGCGCCTCAGCGCGTCGTCGCGCCCGCGCAAGTCAGCGCGAGGCCACGGTCACCGCGATCACGGGTGCGCGCGCGCGCGCGTCGAGCGTGCTTCAGGCGCGACGACACGCCGCGGGCGCCGACGCGGCCTCAGGATTTCGGCGGCAGCGGCTCGGCTGGCGGCGCGTCCCCGCCGAGCTGCCGGCGCGCGACCGCGGCCGCGCGCTCGAGCCGCAGCAGGCGCGCGCTGGGATCGAGCGCGCGCGCGAAGAACACGATCACCTCGACCGTCAGCGACAGCAGGATCGCGAACGCGTAGAGCGCCACGGCGACCTGCAGCGCCGGGATGATCACCAGCAGGCGCGGCCCGGGCACCTCGGTGTACGGCGGCGGGAACAGCGCCCACATGAGCAGCGCCGGCACCATCGTCAAGAACAGCCCGACCGCGGCGTTGCCGTTGGCGATGGCCAGGCGATCGGACAGGGTCTTGTGCTTGCGCAGCACCAGCCAGCCGACGGCGACGTGGGCGACCGCGCCGACCACGCCGTACTTGGCGAGCTCGAACGCCAGGCTGCCCTTGGCCGGCAGGAACGACGGCGAGAACCGCTGCCCCAGCACCGCGACCATCACGTAGTACACGACGAAGAACCCGGGCGCGCCCAGGATCAGCGTGCGCCGATCGAACGACAGGCCGCCGCGGCGCCGCAGCCACAGCGCGCCGCCGATCAGCACCACCGCCAGCGCGACCACGCCCACCAGGCGCAGCCCGCGCCGCGCGAGCACCCGCGCCAGCGTGGTCGTGCGCGAGTCGCTGACCACGCGCTCGGTCACGGCCAGGCGCTCGCCGTCGGCGCGCGCGCGGGCGGCCGCGTCCGACGGCGTCAGCGTCAGCAGCTCGGTCAGCGTGCGGCCCAGCCCGTGGCCCGGCGCGGGGAACCCGAGCAGCGCCGCCACCGTCGGCGCGACGTCGATCAACCGGGCGTCGTCGGGCCGGGCGCCGGCGCGGATGCCGGCGCCGGCGGCGACCAGCGGCACGGTCATGACCTCGGGCTCGATCCCGCCGTGCCCGCCCGAGTCGGTGTGGCCGTGATCGGCCACGACGATCACCGCGTCGGTCGCCAGATCGGTCGCGGCCACGATCCGGCCGACCATCAGGTCCGCGGTCGCGACCGCGGCCCGGTACTCATCGCTGTCGGCGCCCTCGGCGTGGCCGGCGTCGTCGACCACGCCGATCAGGACGACCTGCAGCTCGGCGTGGTCCGCGAGCTGGGCCCGGGCCGCCTCGACCACGCCGCCCGGCCACGGCGCGTAGCGGCTGTCGTCGAACGGCGACCGCACCTCCATCCCGGCCGCGGCCCGGGCCTCGGCCGAGTCGGGATCGTCCATCGCGTCGATGTCGATCGCGTCGAGCTCGGCCTGCCGCGCGGGATCGAGCGGGCGCAGGAACAGCGCCGGCAGCGGGCTGTTGTCGCTGGCCGACGCCGAGCGCACGTGCGCGGCCTGGGCCCGGTCCATGAGCGTGTCGAGCGCGACCGCGGTGTAGTGGCGGTTGGTGCGCACGCCCGAGGCCTGGGGCGGGACGCCGGTCAAGATCGACACGTAGTTCGGCCGCGACCAGCTCGGGTAGTGCGAGCGGGCCTGGCCGTCGACGCCGAGCGCGCGCAGCCGGGCCAGCGACGTCATCCCTTGCGACGCGTCCCAGCGGAGCCCATCGACGATGATCAGCACCACCCGCCGCGCCAGCCGCGGCGTCGCCGGATCGATCACCACCGGCGCCGTGCGCGCCAGCGCGCTGCGCGGCTGCTCGAGGTCGTACATGAAGTCGGCGCCGAGGAACGCCGCGCGCAGCGCGCCGATCGCGCCGACCACGACCAGGACGATCGCGGCGATGACCGCCCACGCGGTCCGGGCCGGGGCGGGCGCGCGCGGGCTCACGCCTCGACCTTACGACGCCGCGAGCGTCGCGACCAGCTCGTCGACGATGCCCTGCGGCGCCCGCACGGTCAGGCGCGTGCCCTCGTCCTCGTGGTGCTCGGTCACCACCACGCAGCGCCCGTGGATGTCGTGGACCACCTTGTGGCGCGCCCAGGGCACGAACAGCTCGGCCTCGACCGCGGCCCCGGCGAAGTACTCGACCACCCGCACCCGCAGCGCCGCGACGTCGGCCGGCGCCTTGGCCGACATCAGCACCGCGTCGGGGAACGCCAGCGCGAGCAGGGCGCGGTCCTCGTCGCTGACCTTGTCGATCTTGTTGAGCACGACCAGCTCGGGGGCGTCGACGCCGATCTCGCCGAGCACGCCGCGCGTGACCGCCATGTGATCGCGGAACGCGGCGTCGGCGGCGTCGACCACGTGGAGCAGCAGGTCCGCGTGGGTGGCCTCGTCGAGCGTCGAGCGGAACGAGGCCACCAGATCGTGCGGCAGCTTCTTGATGAAGCCGACGGTGTCCGACAGCAGGATCGGCGGCTTGGTGCGCGCGTCGAGCACGCGCACGGTCGTGTCGAGCGTCGCGAACAGCTTGTCGGCCACGTACACCTCGCTGCCGGTGAGCGCGCGCATGAGCGAGCTCTTGCCGGCGTTGGTGTAGCCGACCACCGCGACCGTGCGGGCGTCGCCGCGCCGGGCCCGCCGGGTCCGGGCGCCGCCCTCGATCGCGGCCAGCCCGCGCCGCAGCTCGGCGACGCGATCGCGGATCCGCCGACGGTCGAGCTCGAGCGAGCTCTCGCCCGCGCCCTTGCCGCCGACGCCGCCCCGCACACGGTCGCCGCCGCCGCCCGACTCGCGCAGCCGCGGCGCCAGGTACGCCAGGCGCGCGATCTCGACCTGGAGCCGGGCCTCGCGGGTCTTGGCGTGCCGGTGGAAGATCGAGAGGATCACCGAGGTCCGATCCATGACCTCGGCGTCAGTGGCGCGCTCGAGGTTGCGCTGCTGCGTCGGCGTGAGGTCGTGATCGACCAGCACCACGTCGCAGCGCACGCCGGCCGGCCCGCCGCTCGACGGGTCGCCGTCCTCGTCGTCACCGGCCGCGTCGTCGTCGTCCGCGCCCTCGTCGATCTCCTCGTCCTCGTCCTCGTCCTCGGCGTCGCGGTCGAGCTTCTTCTTGCCCGGCTTCTGGTACGCCGCGACCTCGCCGCTGCCGCCGGTCCACGCCGCGAGCTCGCGCAGCTTGCCCTCGCCCAGCACCAGCCCCGGCGCCAGCCGGCCCCGGCGCTGGGTCACCATGCCCACGACCTCGAGGCCGAGCGTGGTCGCCAGGCGACGGAGCTCGGCGATCGATGACGCGAACGTCGCTTCGTCGGCGTCGGGCAGCTGCACCGCCGTCAGCACGGCACGGACACGATCAGGGGTCGGCTCGGACAAGGCGGTGCAATCTGCCCGACACACCGCCCCTCCGCAAGGGTGACGACGGTCCCCCGCGCCTGGGCCCTCTGGGCCGGTCGCCTGGGGCGCGCTGGCCCGCACTGGGCGCGGTCGCCCTCGGCACGCACGCCTGGGGACCTCGCGCCCCGCGCGATCACCAGCCCCGCTGACCGCCACGCGTCGCGCGCGACCGCCGCGCGCCGCCGCCTCAGTGCAGATCGAGCACGAGGTCGTGGAACTGCGCGGTCTGGGCCGGCATCGACACGGCGCCCGAGGTGCCCTTGGTGAACGGCAACACCACCGACGCGCCAGCGGCGTCCTGATCGGTCAGCTCCATGACGACCCGGTAGTTGCCGGCCGGGACCTCGCAGTGGGTGCGGTCGGTGAGGTTCCAGGTGACGTCGTGGGTGATGTGCGACGTCAACGTCGCGCCGGTGATCGCGTCGGTCACGTCGCCGCCCGAGGCGGCGTTGTAGCGGGTCAGGTAGCGCAGGCGCCGGTTGGCCCAGCGCTTGACGGTCTTCACGTACTGGCCGCTCGCGGTCTCGATCCAGATCGCGCCGATGTTCTTGGGCTGGTAGCGGCCGCCGAAGGGGGTGGTGCGCACGACGATCCGCAGGGCCGACAGCGGCGAGGTGTCGCAGCCGGCCGCGGCGTCGGGACCGCCACCACCACCGCCGTCGCGCGGGACCACGGTGCCGCCGTCGTCGAACAGATCGACCGGCGCCGCCAGCGCGTCCTGGAGGTCGTCGCGCCCGACGCCCGGCTCATAACAGCCAGCGAATGCCAGGGCGGCCGCGATTGACAACGCTGCGCGCAGGGGGAACATGCGCGCGTGGCTCGCAGTACCGCCGCGCTCGTGTTCGCCTTGCTGATCGTCGATGGCTGCGCCGCGGCCCGCGAGCGCGAGGTCCGCGCGGCGTCGACCGTCTACGTCCGCACCGACACCGACGACACCACCGTCGTGTCGCCGACCGTCAACGTCTCGGGTCAGGCCACCGACAAGGTCGCGCTCGCGGCGGGCTACACCGTCGACGCCTGGACCGGCGCTTCGGTCGACGTCGTGACCGCGGCGACGGCCGCGATCCACGAGCGTCGTCAGGAGGGACAGGTCGGCCTGACCTACGACAACGGCACCACCCGGATGAACAGTCGGTATCGCGTCTCGTACGAGCACGACTATGAGTCGCACGGCTTGGTGCTGGGCGCTAGCCGGGACTTCGCCCGTCACAACACCACGGTGTCGGCCAACCTCATGGGCAGCCGCGACCTGGCCGGGCGATCCGGCGACCCCGGATTCGCCGAGCTGATGATCAGCGGCGGTGGCCGCCTCGGCCTGAGCCAGGTCATCGACGCCAGGACCGTGATCGATGTCGCGTGGGAGACCATGGTCCTGTCGGGCTACCAGGCCAGCCCGTACCGGTGGGTCGCCGTCGGCGGGCTCGGCACCTGCGCCAGCGACGCGCCGTTCTGCGTGCCCGAGCAGGTGCCCGAGCTGCGGGTCCGCAACGCAGCCCGGCGCGGCTGCGCCACGCGCTCGGCGAGCGCGCGTCGATCGGCCTCGACTACCGCTACTACCTGGACTCGTGGGGGATCCGGTCGCACACCGTCGAGCCGAGCCTGTCGTGGGTGCCGTCGGACGCGACCACGCTGACGTTGCACTACCGCTACTATGCGCAGGGCGAGGCCACGTTCTACCGGCCGCGCTACTTCGACTTCGCCGACGGTGGCGGCTACCTGACCCGCGACCGCAAGCTCTCAGCGTTCCTCGCACATGAGGTCGGCGCCGCGCTCGGCGCACGTGGGAGTTCGACGACGGCGAGCGCCACGTCGACCTCGGCCTGCGCGCCAGCCTGTCGCGCATCGAGTACCTGGCCTACGTCGGGCTCGAGTCGGTCGACGCCCTCGAGGTGACCACCATGTTCGGACTCGACTTCTGATGCGGCCCGTCGACGATCGCCCGACGACTCTGAATCTGAGCTTGTCAGTTTTTCGGTCGCGCACCGGTCCACGCGCCGGGAGTCTCGCGTCTCGGAGGGGAGGCTCGTCGGGCTTGCCCCGACGAGGGGAGGCCTGGCGACAGGCCTCCCTGGAAACTCAGCGCTTGTCACCTTTTCGGTCGCGCACCGGTCTGCGCGCCGGAGTCTCGCGTCCCTGGGTGGGGGCCCTATTCTACGGGGGCCTGGCCTCTCGCCTGGTTCGGGTGATTCTAGGCGGTTGGGTTCCGTTCGGGCCGTTCGATGCCGCCCCGTTCCGGCTGGAGTGGCCGCAGGCTGGCAGCACGGATCGAGCGGGTGGACGAGCTCCCCCACGCGCCGAAATCATGCGGCCGTCGGCTGGGGTTCGCGAAGGGCCTGAGCGAGCGTGTCGGCGCATTGGCCACGCCGTAATGTCCGCGAGGTCGAGGCCGAGGGTGCGTACGCGAACTGGGCCGACGGTGATGCTGCGTGGCGGGACGGGGCGCGGGTACAGCAGCCAGGCGTTGGGGCATCCGAGCGCGGTGGCGTAGAACACCACCTGCTGGAGGTCGTCGGGCGCGGGCCGGTCGTGATCCTTGTACTTGGTGTCGATGACCGCTACTGGGCGCCCGGTGGCGCGGTCACGAACGACGATGTCAACCGGGTAGCTGAGGTCGACGTCCAGGCTGATGCGATGCTGCGCGTCGACTGACCACGCGGGCAGCGCCATCGCGAGCCAGCGGGCCACGAAGCGCTCGAACAACCGCGGCATGTCGACGGTGAACGGGATGGTCTCGAGCGGCCCTGCCTCCGTGGCAGCGCCGCACGCGTCGAGCACGGCCCGGCACAGCGCGTGGATCGGCCGGTAGTCGGCGTTCAGCCGATGGTAGAAGCGGCCGACGCACGCCGACGGCGCGAACGGGGCCAGCGTGATGGCGGCGCTGAGCGTGCGGTGCTGCTCGCGCAAGGACCGCCGGACGTCGGCGCGCCCGAGCGCGACGCGCCGCACCCGGTCCAGCGTCCACAGGAGCAGCCGGTTGTCATCGAGGTCGTCGGTCAGCTCCTCGAAGTCGCACACCAAGCCGACGCTGCCCCGCAACGACCGCGCGATGGTCTCGCGGGGCGCCACCCGACCGCGCGCGACCTGCAGCTCATCCCGCTCGTCCACGTACGCGCGGTACAGGCCCTGGCGGAGTCGCGTCCCGACCCGGTAGCAGAGCAGGCTGACCAGCACCTCGAAGAGCCCCTCGATCGTCGTCGCTGTGTCCAACCCGCCGTGCCAGCGCAGGCTCTCGAGATCGTACGCCCGCTCGATCAGCGCCAGGATGCTGGTGATCGGCACCTTGGGCGCGATGCGCAGCGCCATCGCGCTGTCACCGCCGAGCGGCAGGAACCCCACCAGCCCGGTCGACCGCAGGCGCCAAGGGGTACCGCTGAGCGGATCCGGTGGCGCCACCTCGAACTGCCGGGCGTGGCGCGCACGCACCGCTGCGACGATCGACGTGGCATCCGGACCGACGAGCGGGGTCCACTGCCACTCGTCGAGCGCCAGGACGTTCATGGCGGCGGTGCCCACTCGGCGAGCGCGCCCTTCGCGACCTTGTCCCAGGCGTACTTCGCCGCGGTGTCCCGCGCATCGAAGAAGAACTCCTCGAGGTACGGCTCGATCTCGCACCGCCAGATGTCCTCCAGCCGATCGGACAGGTCGTCCTTCATGAAGTAGGAGATGCCGAGCTCGCAGTTCGGGTCGTCGATGTCCTTGTTGATCGCGGTGAGCACATCGATCAGGGCGTCGATCGGCTCCGACCAGCGCTTCGCGGCGAAGGCCCTCAGCACGTCGAAGTTCGGCTGCAACCGCAAGAACGAGAAGCGCCGCCGCAGCGCGTGATCGAGGCGCGCGATCGAACGGTCGGCCGTGTTCATCGTGCCGATGATGTAGAGGTTCGGCGGGACCCAGCTCGCTGCCGCCGGCCAGCGCCATCGTGCGATCGCGGTACTCGAGCAGGTACATGAGCTCGCCGAACACGCGCGGCAGATTGGCGCGGTTGATCTCGTCGATGATCAGCACCACCGGCCCTTGGCGCGGCATGGTCTGGCACAGCTGCACCAGGCGGCCGGGGACCAGCTCGTAGCTGACGGCGCCGCCCTTGGCGATCGGGCGGATGCCCTGGATGAAGTCCTCGTAGCTGTACGCGGGGTGGAACTGCACCAGGTGAACGCGGGCGTCGTCGCCCCCGACCAACCAGCGGGCCAGGCGCTCTGCCACCCAGGTCTTGCCGGTGCCGGGCGGGCCTTGGACGATGATCTGCTTCTTGTCCTGGAGGATCCGAAACCATCGGTCGGCCTCCGCCTCGGCGAAGGCGGTCTCGGCCAGGAAGTGTCCTCGCTCGTAGCGGGGCGGAGCCAGCGGCGGTAGCCCCGGGCCATCGCCGCCGATGGTGAGGGGCGGCAGCGCGACGATGTCGTCATAGGTCGACTTGTCGAGCGACACCAGGGTCCGCGCCCAGCCGGGCCGGTCGACCGTGCGCGCCGACGTGTCGAACCAGTCGACCGGCACCTCGTGGCAGTACTCGGCGCCGTCGACGAAGCGATACGGCCCCGTGACGCGCCCCAGGCCGAGCACCTCGGTCTTGCCCCGGTTCGCGACCAGGAGGGTGCCCACCGGCATACGCGCGAGGTTGAGCGACTGCCGCGCGCCGTTCATCTTGTAGTTCGGGTCCTGCTGTGCCGCGGTCGCGACGCGTCCGGCGAACTCGTCGTCGTCCACGAGCGTCAGGTCGCCGAGCAGGTCGCCGCCGATCGCCGCGACGCCGCGCTCGCGCCAGTCGTCCCACAGCTCGGCGCCCCGCCCGGGCGAGATCTTCCAGTACCCAGGCGCCGACGGGCTGCGACCGCCGGTGAAGGCGAAGCGCTTCGGGCCACCAGCCAGTGGCAGAAGTGGTCGAAGGCATCGCCGGCGCTGACGCCGAGCCTGGGATCCTGCAGCTGGGGTTGGCTGTCGACCAGGGTCCGCCACGAGCGCGCGGTCGTGACGTAGTCGGCCAGCGTGGCCTCGAGCTCGACGCCGCTGAAGTACGACACGACCCGCGTGACCTTGGCGTTCACCAGCGGTAGGTCGTCGGGCGCCAGGGCGTTCAAGATCGGCGTGAGCATGCCGACGTTGAAGCCCTTCGACAGCGGACTCGCGGTGAAGCGCGCGATCGCGTCCCGCAGATCGTGCGGCTTGGCCAGGCACTCGCGGACGAACGCGAGCACCTCGGCCGCGACCTGCGGCCAGGTCTCAGACTTGACCCACTTCGCGTTCTCGAACCAGGTCTTGAAGTCGCCCTGGATCGCGGGCGCGTGCGACACCCACGCGCCCGCGTCGCGGTGCTTGGCCGAGTCGGTGTGCGGCAGGAGCCCCAGCAGGATGGCGTCGGTGGCGTCGTCACCGCGAGCCAGGAGCGCGTCGATGCGCGCGAGGTTGGCTCGGGCGGCGGCGCGTTCGGAGGCGTACGTCTGAAGGTATGCCTGGGTCGCCGGGGAGCGTCACGAAGGTGTCGAGGTAGTCGTCGAGGAGATCCGTCAGCGTCGGCGCGTCGTCTTCGTCGTCCGCCGTCTCTTTCTGGACTCCGCGTCTTCGGGGCGTGGCCGTACACCGGGGGCCGGCAGCGGGCGACCGACAACGGCGCTCAGGTAGGCGAGCGCGCCCGGCGAATGGAAGCGCGCGCCGTGGAGGTCGGACGGGCTCGCCGCGGCGGCCTCGGTGATGATGGAGGCAAGGGCGCGGCGGATCGCGGCGCTGGCTTCGCTGACCAGATCGGGCGTGATCGTGTAGAACTCGACCGGGGCGATGGACCGGAACGGCCCAGCCGTCGTGTCGTGCACGCCCAGGCCCTCGATGATCGTTCGGTCCCCCTGCGCTAGCTCGCCGAGCCGAACCGGAAACCACACCTCCCGCCGAATCCACAGCACGAGGCACCGGCCGACCGTCACGCGCAACGAGCGCGCACCGAG contains:
- a CDS encoding MlrC C-terminal domain-containing protein; this encodes MTMSDASDVVTAGAPGDSTHLLRAMLAEGTGLLTYAAVRDPVAIERLWAAPVGAEVDVEVGGHLDPASGPPLAVRATIVRTLEQPGFLRTAVLAIEHLRLVVTEGPAMVMRPSFYKDVGLDLWQADVVMVKNFFPFLMFFLPYNRKTIFVRTSGATDFDAAHRLTFDGPMHPRDVVDDWRPRDRARRGLDA
- a CDS encoding alkaline phosphatase family protein, with amino-acid sequence MSPRAPAPARTAWAVIAAIVLVVVGAIGALRAAFLGADFMYDLEQPRSALARTAPVVIDPATPRLARRVVLIIVDGLRWDASQGMTSLARLRALGVDGQARSHYPSWSRPNYVSILTGVPPQASGVRTNRHYTAVALDTLMDRAQAAHVRSASASDNSPLPALFLRPLDPARQAELDAIDIDAMDDPDSAEARAAAGMEVRSPFDDSRYAPWPGGVVEAARAQLADHAELQVVLIGVVDDAGHAEGADSDEYRAAVATADLMVGRIVAATDLATDAVIVVADHGHTDSGGHGGIEPEVMTVPLVAAGAGIRAGARPDDARLIDVAPTVAALLGFPAPGHGLGRTLTELLTLTPSDAAARARADGERLAVTERVVSDSRTTTLARVLARRGLRLVGVVALAVVLIGGALWLRRRGGLSFDRRTLILGAPGFFVVYYVMVAVLGQRFSPSFLPAKGSLAFELAKYGVVGAVAHVAVGWLVLRKHKTLSDRLAIANGNAAVGLFLTMVPALLMWALFPPPYTEVPGPRLLVIIPALQVAVALYAFAILLSLTVEVIVFFARALDPSARLLRLERAAAVARRQLGGDAPPAEPLPPKS
- the hflX gene encoding GTPase HflX, with the protein product MSEPTPDRVRAVLTAVQLPDADEATFASSIAELRRLATTLGLEVVGMVTQRRGRLAPGLVLGEGKLRELAAWTGGSGEVAAYQKPGKKKLDRDAEDEDEDEEIDEGADDDDAAGDDEDGDPSSGGPAGVRCDVVLVDHDLTPTQQRNLERATDAEVMDRTSVILSIFHRHAKTREARLQVEIARLAYLAPRLRESGGGGDRVRGGVGGKGAGESSLELDRRRIRDRVAELRRGLAAIEGGARTRRARRGDARTVAVVGYTNAGKSSLMRALTGSEVYVADKLFATLDTTVRVLDARTKPPILLSDTVGFIKKLPHDLVASFRSTLDEATHADLLLHVVDAADAAFRDHMAVTRGVLGEIGVDAPELVVLNKIDKVSDEDRALLALAFPDAVLMSAKAPADVAALRVRVVEYFAGAAVEAELFVPWARHKVVHDIHGRCVVVTEHHEDEGTRLTVRAPQGIVDELVATLAAS
- a CDS encoding DUF2271 domain-containing protein is translated as MSIAAALAFAGCYEPGVGRDDLQDALAAPVDLFDDGGTVVPRDGGGGGGPDAAAGCDTSPLSALRIVVRTTPFGGRYQPKNIGAIWIETASGQYVKTVKRWANRRLRYLTRYNAASGGDVTDAITGATLTSHITHDVTWNLTDRTHCEVPAGNYRVVMELTDQDAAGASVVLPFTKGTSGAVSMPAQTAQFHDLVLDLH
- a CDS encoding DUF3570 domain-containing protein yields the protein MARSTAALVFALLIVDGCAAAREREVRAASTVYVRTDTDDTTVVSPTVNVSGQATDKVALAAGYTVDAWTGASVDVVTAATAAIHERRQEGQVGLTYDNGTTRMNSRYRVSYEHDYESHGLVLGASRDFARHNTTVSANLMGSRDLAGRSGDPGFAELMISGGGRLGLSQVIDARTVIDVAWETMVLSGYQASPYRWVAVGGLGTCASDAPFCVPEQVPELRVRNAARRGCATRSASARRSASTTATTWTRGGSGRTPSSRACRGCRRTRPR
- a CDS encoding DUF3570 domain-containing protein; the protein is MPSDATTLTLHYRYYAQGEATFYRPRYFDFADGGGYLTRDRKLSAFLAHEVGAALGARGSSTTASATSTSACAPACRASSTWPTSGSSRSTPSR
- a CDS encoding AAA family ATPase, whose protein sequence is MDDDEFAGRVATAAQQDPNYKMNGARQSLNLARMPVGTLLVANRGKTEVLGLGRVTGPYRFVDGAEYCHEVPVDWFDTSARTVDRPGWARTLVSLDKSTYDDIVALPPLTIGGDGPGLPPLAPPRYERGHFLAETAFAEAEADRWFRILQDKKQIIVQGPPGTGKTWVAERLARWLVGGDDARVHLVQFHPAYSYEDFIQGIRPIAKGGAVSYELVPGRLVQLCQTMPRQGPVVLIIDEINRANLPRVFGELMYLLEYRDRTMALAGGSELGPAEPLHHRHDEHGRPFDRAPRSRAAAALLVLAVAAELRRAEGLRREALVGADRRPDRCAHRDQQGHRRPELRARHLLLHEGRPVRSAGGHLAVRDRAVPRGVLLRCAGHRGEVRLGQGREGRARRVGTAAMNVLALDEWQWTPLVGPDATSIVAAVRARHARQFEVAPPDPLSGTPWRLRSTGLVGFLPLGGDSAMALRIAPKVPITSILALIERAYDLESLRWHGGLDTATTIEGLFEVLVSLLCYRVGTRLRQGLYRAYVDERDELQVARGRVAPRETIARSLRGSVGLVCDFEELTDDLDDNRLLLWTLDRVRRVALGRADVRRSLREQHRTLSAAITLAPFAPSACVGRFYHRLNADYRPIHALCRAVLDACGAATEAGPLETIPFTVDMPRLFERFVARWLAMALPAWSVDAQHRISLDVDLSYPVDIVVRDRATGRPVAVIDTKYKDHDRPAPDDLQQVVFYATALGCPNAWLLYPRPVPPRSITVGPVRVRTLGLDLADITAWPMRRHARSGPSRTPADGRMISARGGARPPARSVLPACGHSSRNGAASNGPNGTQPPRITRTRREARPP